TGGAACCAGAGGCTGATGCCCAGGACGACGAGCAGCACACCGATGATCAGGGACCCGGCTCCCGCGGTGGTCGCCATCGCCAGCGTCAGGTGTCCGACCTGGAGGTGGGCGTACGGGAAGTACATGATCGGAATGCCGCCGAGCAGAACGAACAGTCCGGCCCAGAACGGACGGGTGCCCCGCCAGGCGCGGAACTGCAGCCTCCGGCGGGTGAACTGGCCGGCAGCGGCGGCAGAAGTCTCGGCGCTCATGGAAAACAGCTCCCTGGTGCGGCGTTGCTGTGGTGGAGATGTGTGCCGCGTGTGAAACGCGGCCGGAGTAGTGGACAGGCGGGGGTGCCATCGGCTCCCCCGCCCATCACCGCGTGCTCAGTAGCACTCGTGCGTACCCGTCTGCACCGACATGTGCAGACCGCTCAGCTTGAAGGTTCCGGCCGTGGTCGCCCAGGCCGTCTGCTTCACGCCGGTCAGCGTGGCCGAGTCGGCCTGCTGTGCGAAGCCGTACGGGTTGGACTGCTCCTTCCCGCCCTTCATGCCCGGACCCTTGTTGGCGTCCTTGGCGGCAACACCGATGTCGATGTTGTTGAAGGTGGCGTCGGCGCTGAGGTCGTCGAGGTCGATGTAGAGATTGTCGGCCTCGACCGGCTTGTCGGCGCCCGCCTTCAGCACCAGGCTCACCGAGCCCAGCACCGGGATGTTCGGCGTCACGACGGACTGACACATGTTGCTGATCGAGGCGCTCTTGAAGGCCGAGACCGCGACCGGGTGAGCGGTCTGCTGGCCGCTCAGGGTGTAGCCGTTGTCGATCGCGCCGTACTGCTCGAAGCCCTGACCGACCAGTTTGTCCGCGGTCACCTTGAACGACTGACCGGACACGCTGAACGACGCGGCGAGAGCACCCTGCGCGAGGGCGACACCTATGCACGCCGTGGCGGCCACGCTGGGCACCATGACCACAGCGAACCGCTTCCATCTGGTCCCGCCACGCACCTGGGACTCCATATTTCCTCCTTCTCGGACGTACATCTCCTGGCCCGGTCTCGCCCCAAACGGCGGCTCACCCGGGCAGGGATGGGAGAAGTGCTACGTCCTCGGGAAGGAGAGCGCCTGCACTCGGTGGCGCGAACCGCGACCGAATCACCGGCGATCACCCCCGAGCGACAACCACTGGTCGCGCCTGACACGCATCACGCACAACCTTGCTGGACAGGCTTCGCCGGGTGGGCGAAGACCCCCCTGCCCAAGAGCCGGCGCCACTGCCGCCGACTCTGCTCGGTGGGGACCCAGAGTCTCCCATCACCCGGCCGGCTGCCGGGGTACGGGAATGGACCGAGCGTCGCCGATCGTGGTGCATTCTCGGCCCCGGCACAAGGGGGTTCGTTACTCGCTAGTAACGGCCGGATAACCGGAGGACGACCGACCGGTCTCGGAGTGCGACGCTGGGTGGTAATCGTGGGCAGAGCAAAGCCGTTGACCCCTGGACAAAACCAGACAGATCAACGGCTTCGACTTACTCGCAGTAACAGTTTGCGCAATTACCAAGATTTGGTAAAGCACGGCCATCGTGACGGCTCGTCGGCAAACTTTTCACCCCGGCATCACAAGCCGTGGCGTTTAGCGACTGGTCAGAACAGGGCGCGCGCAAGGGCCCTTCGTGCGCCCACCACGCGCGGATCATCGGGACCCACGACCTCGAACAGCTCCAGCAGCCGGCGTCGTACCGCGTCCCGGTCGTCACCGAGCGTGCGCTGCACAGTCTCGATCAGCCGGCCGAAGGCGTCCTCGACATGACCGCCCACCAGATCCAGATCGGCGGCGGCGATCTGCGCCTCGACGTCCTTCGGCTTCTCGGCGGCCTCCTGACGGACCTTCTGCGGGTCGAAGCCCTGCACCCGCTGCAGCAACTCGGCCTGCGCGAGGCCCAGCTTGGCCTCGGGGTGGGCCGGGTCGTCGGCCAGCACGTTCTGGTAGGCGCGGACGGCACCGGCCAGGTCACCGGCGTCCAGCGCCTCGGCGGCGGCATTGAGCGCCGTGTCGTACGGCCCCGCCTGCTCCTGCGCGGGCGCCTGGCCGGGCTGTGCGTCCGGGTCGACGGTCAGGCCGGTGATCCCGAACCGCTGCTCGGCGACCTGCACCAACTGGTCCAGGGTCTGCCGGATCTGCTGCTCGGCGGCCGCACCCTGGAAGAGCGGCAGCGCCTGTCCGGCGACGACGGCGAACACGGCCGGGATGCCCTGCACCCCGAACTGCTGCATCAGCATCTGGTTGGCGTCGACGTCGATCTTGGCGAGGAGGATGCGCCCGCCGTACTCGAGGGTGAGGCGCTCCAGGACCGGGCTCAGCTGCTTGCAGGGCTGGCACCACTCGGCCCAGAAGTCGATGACGACGGGTACTTCGGCGGACCGCTGGAGGACTTCGCTCTCGAAGCCCGCCTCATCGACGTCGATGACGAGATCGGCCGGGGCGACCGCCCCCGTGCCGCCCTGCCGGGCGGCCTCGGCGCGCGCCTGCTCGGCCTTGGCCTTGGCCTCCTGGGCCGCCTTCACCGCGGCGAGGTCGACGACGCCGCTCATGGACATGTTCCGTGGCTGCATACGTCTATCCTCCCCCGTTACCGCGTCGGAATGAAAAAGCGTCGTACGCGGGCGCCGGGTCCCCACCCCACGCCCCCGTGGTCACCGCTCGCGCGCGCCTCGTGTACGTCCGTCACGAGCCCTCACGAGCTTTCGATACGACTCGTAGCGTAATGCCATCGAGGGCCCGCGCGACACCACCCCCCGGTGATCTCCCTCACGACCGCACAGATCCCGCCGGTTATGGTCGAGGAATGCAGAGCCGCACTTCCGCCGGCCGTACCGGCCGCCCGCGCAGCACCGCCGCGGACACCGCGATCCTGGCCGCGACCCGGGAGGCGCTGGTGGAACTGGGCTGGTCCAAGCTCACGCTGGGAGACGTGGCGACGCGGGCCGGGGTTGCGAAGACGACGCTGTACCGCCGCTGGGCGGGCAAGCCCGAGCTGGTGTGCGACGCGGTGGCGGAACTCTTCGACGAGCTGGAGCTTCCCGACCGCGGCAGCCTGGCCGCCGACATCGAGGGCGTGGTCCTCCAGTTCGCGGCCATCCTGGCCCGCCCGGAGGCCAAGAGCGGCCTGATGGCGGTGGTCGCCGAGTCCACCCGTGACGACGCCCTGCGCGAGCGCGTCCGGGCCTCCATCGTGGAGCGCCAGATCCGCCTGGTCCTTCAGGGCCGCGCCCGTGCCCAGAGCCGGGGCGAGCTCCCGCCGGAGCCCGACCCCGAGGAGTCCGCCCGCACGGTCGACCTGATCTTCGACGTGGTGGCGGGTGCGGTGGTGCACCGCACCCTGGTGAGCGGCAAACCGGCGGACGAGGAGTGGGTGCGCGACTTTACGCGGGTGCTGCTCCTGGGCCTGACTTCTCAGCCGGCCGAGTCGCCCGCACGAGGCAACGGCGCCTAGAAACCGGCCGGCTCCGTGTACACCCCCCACTCATCCCGCAGCACCCCGCAGATCTCACCCAGCGTCGCCTCGGCGCGTACGGCGTCCAGCATGGGCTCGATCATGTTGGAGCCACCCCGCGCGGCAGTCAGCATCGCGTCCAGCGCGCAGCGCACCGCGGACTCGTCACGTCCGGCCTTCCGCGCGGCGAGCACCCGCACCTGCTCCCGCTCCACCTCGTGGCTGACCCGCAGGATCTCCAGGTCCCCGGTGACGGACCCGGTGTGGACGTTCACGCCGACGACCCTCTTGTCGCCCTTCTCCAGGGCCTGCTGGTAGCGGAAGGCGGACTCGGCGATCTCGCCGGTGAACCAGCCGTCCTCTATCCCGCGCAGGATCCCGGAGGTGATCGGTCCGATCGGGTGCCGCCCGTCCGGGTGGGCCCTCAGACCCCGTTCCTTGATCTGCTCGAAGATCTTCTCCGCGTCCGCCTCGATCCGGTCCGTCAGCTGCTCGACGTACCACGAACCGCCCAGCGGGTCGGCCACGTTGGCGACCCCGGTCTCCTCCATCAGCACCTGCTGGGTGCGCAGCGCGATCTCCGCGGCCTGCTCGCTCGGCAGCGCGAGCGTCTCGTCGAGGGCGTTGGTGTGCAGGGAGTTGGTCCCGCCGAGCACGGCCGCCAGCGCCTCCACGGCCGTACGCACCACGTTGTTGTACGGCTGCTGGGCGGTCAGCGAGACCCCGGCCGTCTGCGTGTGAAAGCGCAGCCACTGGGCCTTCTCGGACTTCGCGCCGTACACGTCCCGCATCCAGCGCGCCCAGATGCGCCGCGCCGCACGGAACTTGGCGATCTCCTCGAAGAAATCGACGTGCGCGTCGAAGAAGAAGGACAGGCCGGGCGCGAAGACGTCCACGTCCAGGCCGCGGGACAGCCCCAGTTCGACGTACCCGAAGCCGTCCGCCAGCGTGTACGCCAGCTCCTGCGCGGCCGTCGCCCCGGCCTCGCGGATGTGGTAGCCGGAGACGGACAGCGGCTTGTAGGCGGGGATGCCGGCCGCGCAGTGCTCCATCAGGTCGCCGATCAGGCGCAGATGGGGCTCGGGCTGGAAGAGCCACTCCTTCTGCGCGATGTACTCCTTGAAGATGTCGGTCTGGAGGGTCCCGTTGAGCACCCCCGGATCCACTCCCTGCCGCTCGGCGGCGACGAGGTACATGCAGAAGACGGGAACGGCCGGCCCGCTGATCGTCATCGACGTCGTGACGTCACCGAGCGGGATGTCCTTGAACAGGACCTCCATGTCGGCGGCCGAGTCGATGGCGACGCCGCAGTGCCCGACCTCGCCGAGCGAGCGCGGGTCGTCGGAGTCGCGGCCCATCAGCGTCGGCATGTCGAAGGCGACGGAGAGCCCGCCACCGCCGTTGCCGAGGATCATCTTGTACCGCTCGTTGGTCTGCTCGGCGTTGCCGAACCCGGCGAACTGGCGGATCGTCCAGGTACGCCCGCGGTAGCCGGTCGGATGGAGCCCGCGCGTGAAGGGGTACTCCCCGGGCCAGCCGATCCTCTCGAATCCCTCGTACGAGTCACCCGGCCGGGGTCCGTACACCGGCTCCACGGGGTCGCCGGAGAGCGTGGTGAAGTCAGCGTCGCGCTTGCGCGCGGCGTCGTAGCGGGCCTGCCAGCGGCGGCGGCCCTCCTCGATGGCGTGAGCGTCCATACCATCGAATTTACTAGGACGTCCTAGTAAATGTCGATGGCTGACCGCCGCACGGTGTCGTACGGCGGTGAAGCGTTACGCCTTCGCGACGGCCGGGGCCGGGTCGGCGACCTTGGTCTCCAGCTCGCGGCTGACCTTGCGCTCGACGAAGAACGCGGCGGTCGGAATCGTCCCGGCGAGCAACACCCACAGCTGCTTGCCGACCGGCCACTTCGCCTTGGAGCCCAGGTCGAAGGCGAAGACCAGGTAGACGACGTACAGCCAGCCGTGCGCGATACCGACGAAGGTGGTGAACTTGTCCGCTCCGTCGAGGTGAATCCCGTACTTGGCGATCACGCCCAGGGTCAGCAGGACCAGCAGCACACCGGTGACGTAGGCCATGACGCGGTAGCGGGTCAGCACGCTCTTTTTCATGCCGTCGAGCGTAACCACCCGTTCCGGGAGATCTTGCCCCGGGTCACTCCTCGTCGAAGTCGTGCGCCGCGATCCGCAGCGGGCGCAGCATCGCGAAGATCTCCGCGCACTCCTCCGCGTCGTACACCCCGAGCCCGAAGTCCATGGCCATCAGGTCGCGGGTGGCCGCGTCGACCACCTCGCGTCCCTTGTCGGTGATGACGGCGAGGGTGCCGCGCCCATCGTTCGGATTGGGCCGCTTGGCGACCAGCCCCGACCTCACCAGCCGGTCCACGGTGTTCGTCACCGAGGTGGGATGCACCATGAGCCGCTCACCGATCTTGGACATGGGCAGCTCACCGGCCTTGGAGAAGGTGAGCAGCACCAGTGCCTCGTACCGCGCGAACGTCAGTCCGTACGGCTTGACCACCGCGTCCACCTCGGCGAGCAGGATCTGCTGGGCCCGCATGATCGAGGTGATCGCGGCCATGGACGGCACGTTTCCCCAGCGCTGCTTCCAGAGCTCGTCGGCACGGGCGATGGGATCGAAGGGGAGGCTGAGTGGCTTCGGCACGTCATCAGACCCTACCGGCCAGTCATATGCCGGTCAGCCCCGTCTCGCCTTTCGGTCGCCCCCTCATCCACCTCCCAGGTGAGGCGGCCGGGCTCAGGGGCGCGGTCACCCGTACGCCTGAAGCCGGCGCAGCACCCGCGGCGCACGAGCCCGGGTGACCGGCGCCCGCAGGCACCGCCGGGCGGCGGGCGTCCCGGCCAGCGGCGCCTTGAGGACCGCGAGCGACCCGGCGACGACCAGCAGCAGCGGACACAGGTAGGCCATGGTGTCGGCGAAGGA
Above is a genomic segment from Streptomyces fodineus containing:
- a CDS encoding DUF3817 domain-containing protein encodes the protein MKKSVLTRYRVMAYVTGVLLVLLTLGVIAKYGIHLDGADKFTTFVGIAHGWLYVVYLVFAFDLGSKAKWPVGKQLWVLLAGTIPTAAFFVERKVSRELETKVADPAPAVAKA
- a CDS encoding MarR family winged helix-turn-helix transcriptional regulator; its protein translation is MPKPLSLPFDPIARADELWKQRWGNVPSMAAITSIMRAQQILLAEVDAVVKPYGLTFARYEALVLLTFSKAGELPMSKIGERLMVHPTSVTNTVDRLVRSGLVAKRPNPNDGRGTLAVITDKGREVVDAATRDLMAMDFGLGVYDAEECAEIFAMLRPLRIAAHDFDEE
- a CDS encoding DUF6230 family protein, which encodes MESQVRGGTRWKRFAVVMVPSVAATACIGVALAQGALAASFSVSGQSFKVTADKLVGQGFEQYGAIDNGYTLSGQQTAHPVAVSAFKSASISNMCQSVVTPNIPVLGSVSLVLKAGADKPVEADNLYIDLDDLSADATFNNIDIGVAAKDANKGPGMKGGKEQSNPYGFAQQADSATLTGVKQTAWATTAGTFKLSGLHMSVQTGTHECY
- a CDS encoding TetR/AcrR family transcriptional regulator, whose product is MQSRTSAGRTGRPRSTAADTAILAATREALVELGWSKLTLGDVATRAGVAKTTLYRRWAGKPELVCDAVAELFDELELPDRGSLAADIEGVVLQFAAILARPEAKSGLMAVVAESTRDDALRERVRASIVERQIRLVLQGRARAQSRGELPPEPDPEESARTVDLIFDVVAGAVVHRTLVSGKPADEEWVRDFTRVLLLGLTSQPAESPARGNGA
- a CDS encoding tetratricopeptide repeat protein, whose product is MQPRNMSMSGVVDLAAVKAAQEAKAKAEQARAEAARQGGTGAVAPADLVIDVDEAGFESEVLQRSAEVPVVIDFWAEWCQPCKQLSPVLERLTLEYGGRILLAKIDVDANQMLMQQFGVQGIPAVFAVVAGQALPLFQGAAAEQQIRQTLDQLVQVAEQRFGITGLTVDPDAQPGQAPAQEQAGPYDTALNAAAEALDAGDLAGAVRAYQNVLADDPAHPEAKLGLAQAELLQRVQGFDPQKVRQEAAEKPKDVEAQIAAADLDLVGGHVEDAFGRLIETVQRTLGDDRDAVRRRLLELFEVVGPDDPRVVGARRALARALF
- a CDS encoding acyl-CoA mutase large subunit family protein, which encodes MDAHAIEEGRRRWQARYDAARKRDADFTTLSGDPVEPVYGPRPGDSYEGFERIGWPGEYPFTRGLHPTGYRGRTWTIRQFAGFGNAEQTNERYKMILGNGGGGLSVAFDMPTLMGRDSDDPRSLGEVGHCGVAIDSAADMEVLFKDIPLGDVTTSMTISGPAVPVFCMYLVAAERQGVDPGVLNGTLQTDIFKEYIAQKEWLFQPEPHLRLIGDLMEHCAAGIPAYKPLSVSGYHIREAGATAAQELAYTLADGFGYVELGLSRGLDVDVFAPGLSFFFDAHVDFFEEIAKFRAARRIWARWMRDVYGAKSEKAQWLRFHTQTAGVSLTAQQPYNNVVRTAVEALAAVLGGTNSLHTNALDETLALPSEQAAEIALRTQQVLMEETGVANVADPLGGSWYVEQLTDRIEADAEKIFEQIKERGLRAHPDGRHPIGPITSGILRGIEDGWFTGEIAESAFRYQQALEKGDKRVVGVNVHTGSVTGDLEILRVSHEVEREQVRVLAARKAGRDESAVRCALDAMLTAARGGSNMIEPMLDAVRAEATLGEICGVLRDEWGVYTEPAGF